The Astyanax mexicanus isolate ESR-SI-001 chromosome 14, AstMex3_surface, whole genome shotgun sequence genome window below encodes:
- the wdr25 gene encoding WD repeat-containing protein 25 isoform X3 encodes MDKTFKVWDGAASGRCLQTYSGHSGAVRDACWLPCGRRILSGSFDNTAAVTEVETGQVVAKMENQFKVTCLAFQPSDPSVFLCGGFSAEVKAWDSRSCQVIRTYTSRIQQTLDILFLGEGREFMTSTDMVSQDSADRTLIAWDFTTTAKVSNQIFHERYTCPSLALHPQEDSFVAQTNGNYIALFSAQRPYRMNKMKRFEGHKVEGYAAQCEFSSDGAILSSGSSTGSAHFYDFQSGRSVLRLHAHEQACMCVSFHPVLSSVVATCDWGGEIKIWN; translated from the exons GTTTGGGATGGTGCAGCCAGTGGACGCTGCCTTCAAACCTACTCTGGTCACAGTGGAGCTGTTCGAGATGCATGCTGGCTCCCATGTGGACGCCGCATTTTATCTGGATCTTTTGACAACACAGCTGCTGTGACAGAAGTGGAGACAG GTCAGGTGGTTGCCAAAATGGAAAACCAGTTTAAGGTGACGTGCCTGGCCTTTCAGCCCTCAGATCCCagtgtctttctgtgtggaggGTTCAGTGCTGAGGTCAAGGCATGGGATTCTCGATCCTGTCAG gTGATCAGAACATACACGTCCAGGATCCAGCAGACACTGGACATCTTATTTCTGGGTGAAGGGAGGGAATTCATGACCAGCACGGACATGGTCAGTCAGGACTCTGCAGATCGCACGCTTATTGCCTGGGACTTCACCACTACTGCCAAAGTCTCCAATCAGATATTCCAT GAGAGATACACCTGCCCCAGTCTGGCGCTGCACCCACAGGAAGACTCCTTTGTTGCTCAGACCAATGGAAACTACATTGCACTCTTCTCAGCCCAGAGGCCTTACCGGATGAACAAGATGAAGAGATTTGAAGGACACAAG GTGGAAGGTTATGCAGCGCAGTGTGAGTTCTCTTCAGATGGAGCGATTCTGTCCTCAGGAAGCTCTACAGGCTCTGCACACTTCTACGACTTTCAGAGTGGACGAAGCGTGCTCAGGCTTCATGCTCATGAGCAggcctgcatgtgtgtgtctttTCACCCTGTGTTATCCTCGGTGGTTGCCACATGTGACTGGGGAGGAGAGATTAAAATATGGAACTGA